From Gemmatimonadaceae bacterium, a single genomic window includes:
- a CDS encoding helix-turn-helix domain-containing protein produces MTKVARPSGDATSAPLCLVALLKRDRARAMVRSAFPRRRAHVISARSAADVEEQLIKDLVDAVIIDAGAGEDAQKLLAKAEEFSSIPFVLISPLLPADAPVVSKAVDAGVCDILIEGVDDSAARDLVVRRAFSTRFEKALATPPALLHLETPLQIAVWASVVRRAGRPVRTDQLAKELGVSREHLSRSFAVGQAPTLKRVIDLVRVLAAAELSKNAGYDVRDVAQVLGFASSSHLSSTTQRLVGAKASSLSRLRAVDLLARFEKTSTSPESDDDIAGQ; encoded by the coding sequence GTGACGAAGGTTGCCCGCCCCTCCGGCGACGCCACGTCGGCGCCGCTCTGCCTCGTTGCGCTCCTCAAGCGGGACCGGGCGCGCGCGATGGTGCGCAGCGCCTTCCCGCGCCGTCGCGCCCACGTCATCAGCGCGCGCAGTGCCGCCGACGTGGAGGAGCAGCTCATCAAGGATCTCGTCGATGCCGTCATCATCGATGCCGGCGCCGGCGAAGACGCGCAGAAGCTCCTGGCCAAGGCCGAGGAGTTCTCGAGCATCCCATTTGTGCTGATCTCGCCGCTGCTGCCGGCCGATGCGCCGGTGGTGAGCAAGGCGGTTGATGCCGGCGTTTGCGACATCCTTATCGAAGGGGTGGACGACAGCGCCGCCCGCGACCTCGTGGTGCGCCGCGCCTTCAGCACCCGCTTCGAGAAGGCGCTGGCGACCCCGCCGGCGCTGCTGCACCTCGAGACCCCGCTCCAGATCGCCGTCTGGGCCAGCGTCGTACGCCGTGCCGGGCGTCCGGTCCGCACCGACCAGCTGGCCAAGGAGCTCGGTGTCTCCCGCGAGCACCTCTCCCGGAGCTTCGCGGTGGGGCAGGCCCCCACCCTCAAGCGGGTCATCGACCTGGTCCGGGTGCTGGCCGCCGCCGAGTTGTCCAAGAACGCCGGCTACGACGTGCGGGACGTGGCCCAGGTGCTCGGCTTCGCCAGCTCGTCGCATCTCTCGAGCACCACGCAGCGCCTCGTGGGCGCCAAGGCATCGAGCCTGTCGCGGTTGCGCGCCGTGGATTTGCTGGCCCGCTTTGAGAAGACGTCGACCTCTCCAGAATCGGACGACGACATCGCTGGGCAATGA
- the atpG gene encoding ATP synthase F1 subunit gamma, with the protein MAKGRELKGRIKSVENTRKITRTMEMVATSKMKRAADRVASARPYALALGEVLSRVYSPELAEQFPLLRRPAQVRKAALVVLTANRGLCGAFNTNLIRESRARLAEWEGKGISVELHIVGRKGIGFFKYLGRNLATSRADIGDRPSADDAASLIDALMARYAAGDIDAVYITYAKYKSALSTPPATEQVLPVVAPTADGAAGMRDFILAPSAEEILEALLPLYVRNTVYRALVETAAGEQGARRTAMKNATDNATEMLQLLKRTYNSVRQAQITQEIAEIVGGASALQG; encoded by the coding sequence ATGGCCAAAGGCCGCGAACTGAAGGGGCGCATCAAGTCCGTCGAGAACACGCGCAAGATCACGCGCACGATGGAGATGGTGGCCACTTCCAAGATGAAGCGCGCGGCGGACCGCGTCGCGTCGGCGCGTCCGTACGCGCTGGCGCTCGGCGAGGTGTTGTCGCGGGTGTACTCGCCGGAGCTCGCGGAGCAGTTCCCGCTGCTCCGGCGCCCGGCGCAGGTGCGCAAGGCCGCCCTGGTGGTGCTCACCGCCAATCGTGGCCTCTGCGGCGCGTTCAACACGAACCTCATCCGTGAATCGCGCGCCCGCCTGGCCGAGTGGGAAGGCAAGGGCATCAGCGTCGAGCTGCACATCGTGGGGCGCAAGGGCATCGGCTTCTTCAAGTATCTGGGCCGGAACCTCGCCACGTCGCGCGCCGACATTGGTGACCGTCCGAGCGCCGATGATGCGGCGTCGCTGATCGACGCGCTCATGGCGCGCTACGCGGCGGGTGACATCGACGCCGTGTACATCACGTACGCGAAGTACAAGAGTGCGCTGTCCACGCCGCCGGCCACGGAGCAGGTGCTTCCGGTGGTGGCGCCGACGGCGGACGGGGCGGCCGGCATGCGCGATTTCATTCTCGCGCCGTCGGCCGAAGAAATCCTCGAGGCGCTGTTGCCGCTCTATGTGCGCAATACGGTGTATCGCGCCCTCGTGGAGACGGCGGCCGGCGAGCAGGGCGCGCGCCGGACGGCCATGAAGAACGCGACCGACAACGCGACCGAGATGTTGCAGCTGCTCAAGCGCACGTACAACTCGGTGCGTCAGGCGCAGATCACGCAGGAAATCGCCGAAATCGTCGGCGGTGCATCGGCACTGCAGGGCTGA
- the atpA gene encoding F0F1 ATP synthase subunit alpha: MATQTALRPGEIKDILLREIEAADLADLNVEEVGTVLEVKDGIARIYGLGKVMAGEMLEFTSSETKQVITGMALNLEEDNIGAVILGDYLQLKEGDEVRRTARVLEVPVGPELIGRVVDPLGRPIDGLGEIRSTKFRKVESPAPGIIVRQPVKEPLQTGIKAIDSMIPIGRGQRELIIGDRSTGKTAVAIDTIINQKGQGVICVYVAIGQKASTIASVVERLRQAGALEYTIVVAASASDPAPMLYIAPYSGCAMAEFFMYNEGKPTLCVYDDLSKQAAAYRQLSLVLRRPPGREAYPGDVFYLHSRLLERAAKLREDEGVVDGKNILKPGGSLTALPIIETQAGDVSAYIPTNVISITDGQIFLETDLFNAGIRPAVNVGISVSRVGGSAQTKAMKGVAGRLRLDLAQFRELEAFAAFASDLDAATKRQLERGARTVEILKQGQYSPLPFEEQVVVIYAATNGFLDTIDTGKVRAWEKGFLEYMRAQFPQILDGMRSTKALAKDAEAELKRAIEQYTKSSVG; encoded by the coding sequence ATGGCCACCCAGACCGCCCTGCGCCCCGGCGAAATCAAGGACATCCTCCTGCGTGAGATCGAGGCGGCGGACCTCGCCGATCTCAACGTCGAGGAAGTCGGTACCGTCCTCGAAGTGAAGGACGGCATCGCCCGTATCTATGGCCTCGGCAAGGTCATGGCCGGCGAGATGCTCGAGTTCACGTCGTCCGAGACCAAGCAGGTCATCACGGGCATGGCGCTGAACCTCGAAGAAGACAACATCGGCGCCGTTATCCTGGGCGATTATCTCCAGCTCAAGGAAGGCGACGAAGTCCGTCGCACCGCCCGCGTGCTCGAAGTGCCGGTCGGTCCGGAACTCATCGGCCGTGTCGTCGATCCCCTTGGCCGTCCGATCGACGGGCTTGGTGAGATCCGCTCGACCAAGTTCCGCAAGGTGGAGTCGCCGGCCCCGGGCATCATCGTGCGTCAGCCCGTCAAGGAGCCCCTCCAGACCGGCATCAAGGCCATCGACTCGATGATCCCGATCGGTCGCGGCCAGCGCGAGCTCATCATCGGCGACCGCTCGACCGGTAAGACGGCCGTCGCGATCGACACGATCATCAACCAGAAGGGCCAGGGCGTCATCTGCGTGTACGTCGCCATCGGCCAGAAGGCGTCGACGATCGCGTCGGTCGTGGAGCGCCTTCGTCAGGCTGGCGCCCTCGAGTACACCATCGTCGTCGCCGCCTCGGCGTCCGACCCGGCGCCGATGCTCTACATCGCGCCCTACTCGGGCTGCGCGATGGCCGAGTTCTTCATGTACAACGAGGGCAAGCCGACGCTCTGCGTGTACGACGACCTCTCGAAGCAGGCCGCGGCGTATCGCCAGCTGTCGCTCGTGCTCCGTCGTCCGCCGGGCCGCGAAGCCTATCCGGGTGACGTCTTCTATCTCCACAGCCGTCTGCTCGAGCGCGCCGCCAAGCTGCGCGAAGACGAAGGCGTGGTCGATGGCAAGAACATCCTCAAGCCGGGTGGCTCGCTCACCGCGCTGCCGATCATCGAGACGCAGGCCGGCGACGTCTCGGCGTACATCCCGACGAACGTCATCTCCATCACCGACGGTCAGATCTTCCTCGAGACCGACCTCTTCAACGCCGGTATTCGCCCGGCCGTGAACGTCGGTATCTCGGTGTCGCGCGTCGGTGGCTCGGCGCAGACGAAGGCTATGAAGGGCGTGGCCGGCCGTCTCCGCCTCGACCTCGCGCAGTTCCGTGAGCTCGAAGCCTTCGCGGCCTTCGCGTCGGACCTCGACGCGGCCACGAAGCGTCAGCTCGAGCGTGGCGCGCGCACGGTCGAAATCCTCAAGCAGGGGCAGTACTCGCCGCTCCCGTTCGAAGAGCAGGTCGTGGTGATCTACGCGGCGACGAACGGCTTCCTCGACACGATCGACACCGGCAAGGTGCGGGCGTGGGAGAAGGGCTTCCTCGAGTACATGCGCGCGCAGTTCCCGCAGATCCTCGACGGCATGCGCAGCACGAAGGCGCTGGCCAAGGACGCCGAGGCCGAGCTCAAGCGCGCGATCGAGCAGTACACGAAGTCCTCCGTCGGCTGA
- the atpC gene encoding ATP synthase F1 subunit epsilon, with product MSDSLKVSVISPERVLFEGTARGVVAPAFDGEVGILPMHAPLMTLLGRGTLRVDTTAGEQRFTVSGGFLQVVDDTVRVVTEHATQ from the coding sequence GTGAGCGACTCCCTGAAGGTGTCCGTCATCTCCCCCGAGCGCGTGCTGTTCGAAGGCACCGCGCGCGGGGTGGTGGCGCCGGCGTTCGACGGTGAGGTGGGCATCCTGCCGATGCACGCCCCGCTGATGACGCTCCTCGGCCGTGGCACGCTCCGCGTGGACACGACCGCCGGCGAGCAGCGGTTCACGGTGAGCGGCGGCTTCCTGCAGGTCGTCGATGACACCGTGCGCGTCGTCACGGAACACGCGACGCAATAA
- the atpD gene encoding F0F1 ATP synthase subunit beta has protein sequence MATTAAPTTVGKIVQVIGPVIDVVFENDHLPELYNAVRVDTTAPDGSHIRVTAEVQQHIGRNQVRAVAMSSTDGITRGMEVIDTGSAITVPVGAPALGRILNVLGEPVDDGADIPANAERWPIHRKRPDFVNLEPKTEVFETGIKVVDLVAPFVKGGKIGLFGGAGVGKTVIIQELINNVAKGHGGKSVFCGVGERTREGNDLYLEFQEAGILDKVALIYGQMNEPPGARLRVALAGLTVAEYFRDMENADVLVFVDNIFRFTQAGSEVSALLGRMPSAVGYQPTLATEMGELQERITSTRNGSITSVQAIYVPADDLTDPAPATAFAHLDATVVLNRKITELGIYPAVDPLDSTSRILDAQYIGERHYNAATTTQRILQRYKELQDIIAILGMDELSEDDKKIVGRARRLQRFMSQPFAVAEQFTGIPGKYVKLEETISSFERICAGEFDHLPEQAFFMAGGVEDVVANAKKLQG, from the coding sequence ATGGCTACCACCGCCGCCCCGACCACTGTCGGCAAGATCGTCCAGGTTATCGGCCCCGTCATCGACGTGGTGTTCGAGAACGATCACCTGCCTGAGCTCTACAATGCCGTGCGCGTCGATACGACGGCGCCCGACGGCTCCCATATCCGCGTCACCGCCGAGGTGCAGCAGCACATCGGTCGCAACCAGGTTCGCGCCGTGGCCATGTCGAGCACCGACGGCATCACGCGCGGCATGGAAGTGATCGACACCGGCAGCGCGATCACGGTGCCGGTGGGCGCGCCCGCGCTCGGCCGCATTCTCAACGTGCTCGGCGAGCCGGTGGACGATGGCGCGGATATCCCCGCCAACGCCGAGCGCTGGCCGATCCACCGCAAGCGCCCCGACTTCGTCAACCTCGAGCCCAAGACGGAAGTCTTCGAAACGGGCATCAAGGTCGTCGACCTCGTCGCCCCGTTCGTGAAGGGTGGCAAGATCGGTCTCTTCGGCGGCGCCGGTGTCGGCAAGACGGTCATCATTCAGGAGCTCATCAACAACGTCGCGAAGGGCCACGGCGGAAAGTCCGTGTTCTGCGGCGTCGGTGAGCGCACGCGCGAAGGGAACGACCTCTACCTCGAGTTCCAGGAAGCGGGCATTCTCGACAAGGTCGCGCTGATCTACGGGCAGATGAACGAGCCGCCGGGAGCCCGTCTCCGCGTCGCGCTCGCCGGTCTCACGGTCGCCGAGTACTTCCGCGACATGGAGAACGCCGACGTGCTCGTGTTCGTCGACAACATCTTCCGCTTCACGCAGGCCGGTTCCGAAGTGTCGGCCCTCCTCGGCCGTATGCCCAGCGCCGTGGGGTACCAGCCCACGCTGGCCACGGAAATGGGTGAGCTGCAGGAGCGCATCACCTCGACGCGCAACGGCTCGATCACCTCGGTGCAGGCCATCTACGTGCCCGCCGACGACCTGACCGACCCGGCGCCGGCCACGGCGTTCGCGCACCTCGACGCCACGGTCGTGCTCAATCGTAAGATCACCGAGCTCGGCATCTATCCGGCCGTGGACCCGCTCGATTCGACGTCGCGCATTCTCGACGCGCAGTACATCGGCGAGCGTCACTACAACGCGGCCACGACGACGCAGCGCATCCTGCAGCGGTACAAGGAGCTGCAGGACATCATCGCCATTCTCGGCATGGACGAGCTCTCGGAAGACGACAAGAAGATCGTCGGCCGGGCCCGTCGCCTGCAGCGCTTCATGTCGCAGCCGTTCGCCGTCGCCGAGCAGTTCACGGGTATCCCGGGCAAGTACGTGAAGCTCGAAGAGACGATCTCGAGCTTTGAGCGGATCTGCGCCGGTGAGTTCGATCACCTGCCGGAACAGGCGTTCTTCATGGCCGGTGGTGTCGAAGACGTGGTGGCGAACGCGAAGAAGCTCCAGGGCTGA
- a CDS encoding SusC/RagA family TonB-linked outer membrane protein has protein sequence MLPKSFTRPARAIAAALLGLFAVIPSARAQAQNATITGKVLGDAGQPLEFANVYITELVISVPTNAQGIFSITVPAARVSGQAVNLRVRAVGFKPAFAAIKLTPGSQTQNFSLEKDVNRLSEVVVSGSMEGTERSKVAFAVGRVTAEDIPVPALNPVTALQGKVAGLRVAQTSGRPGASPEIMLRGPTSINASGRGTGPLIIVDGTILRNQSLAEIGGLDIESVEVVKGAAGASLYGAQAANGVINIKTKRGATRNETRVGARIEYGTSDLNSSRLIQPVNHPLQLDETGKKFCIAGSGAVSSCSRTTGWMEEILRINNVNADTTRTQQNIQWNAPAASGGELLNVYQSSIWPGQYYNGLAQVATNSPTQLNTVDVNGRVGNVRYFVTGSYTNDGGAIKGLNGAQQRRARVNLDYDVRPNLTVSVSSLFNRSTVDDRSGGGQGSIFGQLLRGATPGTDYTAVDTLGRPILRGGGTGFRPTGNGGGSFLYQQQYFNAYTNADRWQGSINTTYTPAPWASFEALYSFDNRDRISNSYVSKGYRTQTLDPATNNGNQSIDNQTRQSMNAYVSGTFRKQLMADLNGKLNIRGLMDRDYILSNGSSGEQYVVKDVYTLSNTTTNFSTSSSSQLVKNVGAIAGANLDYKGKYIVDGTFRRDGSSLFGAGNRFANFGRLSGVWRLSEESWFSLPKVSDMRIRASRGSAGNSPRFTAQYETYSCAASGCSLGQAGNSQLKPETTTENEFGSDFTLFGKLGVELTYAQSLTTNQILQVPTPASLGFSSKWQNAGTLQNKTFEVALNLPVISRKDFSWNTRGTFDRNRTYITELFMPEYFTSAGTAQGTGSLFLFTARTDKSNGYPVNRYGGIWGRKFYKSCGDMPASVQAQCGDGKAYQVNDQGWVVWVGDGNSWRDGITKNLWQTKLSAANSPWNYPLQFGHPIVDRPLRGEKGEGTGNTSILGNTLPSFRFAFNNTITYKKLSLYGLLDGTVGHYIQNQGAGWGLLDFANNYFDMGGRSVETAKPLGYGWRVGGSEGAGTGGFYDLLGPNNWNTEKGTYAKLRELAVTYQLGKIAGMNDVTLQLIGRNIFTFTKYTGLDPEVGVSGAGQASSGLVNQVDAFGFPTLRTYTFTIQTRF, from the coding sequence ATGTTGCCCAAGTCCTTCACCCGTCCCGCGAGAGCGATCGCTGCAGCCCTGCTGGGGCTGTTCGCGGTGATCCCCTCGGCCCGAGCGCAGGCGCAGAACGCCACCATCACCGGTAAGGTGCTCGGTGACGCTGGCCAGCCCCTCGAGTTCGCCAACGTCTACATCACCGAGCTCGTGATCTCGGTGCCGACCAACGCGCAGGGCATTTTCTCCATTACGGTTCCGGCGGCGCGTGTGTCCGGCCAGGCCGTGAACCTCCGCGTGCGTGCGGTCGGCTTCAAGCCGGCCTTTGCGGCGATCAAGCTGACGCCGGGCTCGCAGACGCAGAACTTCTCGCTCGAGAAGGACGTCAATCGCCTCAGCGAAGTCGTCGTCTCCGGCTCCATGGAAGGCACCGAGCGCAGCAAGGTGGCCTTCGCCGTCGGTCGTGTGACGGCCGAGGACATTCCGGTCCCCGCGCTGAACCCGGTAACGGCGCTGCAGGGTAAGGTCGCCGGTCTCCGCGTGGCCCAGACCAGCGGTCGCCCGGGCGCCTCGCCGGAAATCATGCTCCGCGGCCCGACGTCGATCAACGCGAGCGGCCGTGGCACGGGCCCGCTGATCATCGTCGACGGCACGATCCTCCGCAATCAGTCGCTCGCCGAAATCGGCGGTCTCGACATCGAGTCGGTGGAAGTCGTGAAGGGTGCCGCTGGTGCCTCGCTCTACGGCGCGCAGGCGGCCAACGGCGTGATCAACATCAAGACCAAGCGTGGTGCGACGCGCAACGAAACGCGCGTCGGGGCCCGCATTGAGTACGGCACCTCCGACCTCAATTCGTCCCGCCTCATTCAGCCGGTGAATCACCCGCTGCAGCTGGACGAAACGGGCAAGAAGTTCTGCATTGCTGGCTCTGGTGCGGTTTCCAGCTGCTCGCGTACGACTGGTTGGATGGAAGAAATCCTGCGCATCAACAACGTCAACGCAGATACCACGCGCACGCAGCAGAACATTCAGTGGAACGCGCCGGCGGCCTCGGGTGGCGAGCTGCTGAACGTGTACCAGTCCAGCATCTGGCCGGGCCAGTACTACAACGGTTTGGCGCAGGTCGCGACGAATAGCCCGACGCAGCTGAATACGGTGGATGTGAACGGCCGCGTGGGCAACGTGCGCTACTTCGTGACCGGATCGTACACGAACGACGGTGGCGCGATCAAGGGTCTCAACGGTGCGCAGCAGCGCCGCGCCCGCGTCAACCTCGACTACGATGTACGCCCGAACCTCACGGTGTCGGTCAGCTCGCTCTTCAACCGCAGCACGGTCGACGATCGTTCGGGTGGCGGTCAGGGCAGCATTTTCGGCCAGCTCCTGCGCGGTGCGACACCGGGCACGGACTATACCGCCGTCGACACCCTCGGTCGTCCGATTCTCCGTGGTGGTGGCACGGGTTTCCGCCCGACTGGCAACGGCGGCGGGAGCTTCCTGTATCAGCAGCAGTACTTCAACGCCTATACCAATGCGGACCGCTGGCAGGGGTCGATCAACACCACCTACACACCGGCACCGTGGGCCTCGTTCGAAGCGCTGTACAGCTTTGACAATCGCGACCGCATCTCGAATTCCTACGTCTCGAAGGGCTATCGGACGCAGACGCTGGATCCGGCCACGAATAACGGAAACCAGAGCATCGATAACCAGACGCGCCAGAGCATGAACGCGTATGTCTCTGGTACGTTCCGCAAGCAGCTGATGGCCGACCTGAATGGCAAGCTGAACATCCGCGGTCTGATGGATCGTGACTACATCCTCTCGAACGGGTCGAGCGGTGAGCAGTACGTGGTGAAGGATGTGTACACGCTGTCCAACACCACCACGAACTTCTCCACGTCGTCCAGCAGCCAGCTCGTCAAGAATGTGGGTGCCATTGCGGGTGCAAACCTGGACTACAAGGGCAAGTACATCGTCGACGGCACGTTCCGTCGCGACGGCTCATCGCTCTTCGGTGCCGGTAACCGCTTCGCGAACTTTGGTCGTCTCTCCGGCGTGTGGCGTCTCTCGGAAGAGTCGTGGTTCAGCCTCCCGAAGGTGTCGGATATGCGTATCCGCGCCTCGCGCGGGTCGGCCGGCAACTCCCCGCGCTTCACGGCGCAGTACGAGACCTACTCCTGCGCGGCGTCAGGCTGCTCACTCGGCCAGGCCGGTAACTCGCAGCTCAAGCCCGAAACGACCACCGAGAACGAATTCGGCTCGGATTTCACGTTGTTCGGTAAGCTCGGCGTGGAACTGACCTATGCCCAGTCGCTCACGACGAACCAGATTCTGCAGGTGCCGACGCCGGCCTCGCTCGGCTTCTCAAGCAAGTGGCAGAATGCCGGTACCTTGCAGAACAAGACGTTCGAAGTCGCGCTCAACCTGCCGGTGATCAGCCGGAAGGACTTCTCGTGGAATACGCGCGGTACGTTCGATCGGAACCGCACGTACATCACCGAGCTGTTCATGCCGGAGTACTTCACCTCCGCCGGCACGGCGCAGGGCACCGGCTCGCTGTTCCTTTTCACGGCGCGGACGGACAAGAGCAACGGCTACCCCGTGAATCGTTACGGCGGCATCTGGGGTCGCAAGTTCTACAAGTCGTGTGGCGACATGCCGGCCTCGGTGCAGGCGCAGTGCGGCGACGGCAAGGCCTATCAGGTCAACGACCAGGGGTGGGTCGTGTGGGTCGGCGATGGCAACAGCTGGCGCGACGGCATCACCAAGAACCTCTGGCAGACGAAGCTCTCGGCGGCCAATTCGCCCTGGAATTATCCCCTTCAGTTTGGTCACCCGATCGTCGACCGCCCCCTGCGCGGTGAGAAGGGCGAAGGTACGGGCAACACGAGCATCCTGGGCAACACCCTGCCCAGCTTCCGCTTCGCCTTCAACAACACGATCACCTACAAGAAGCTCTCGCTGTACGGGCTGCTCGATGGGACCGTGGGCCACTACATCCAGAATCAGGGCGCCGGTTGGGGGCTGCTCGACTTCGCCAACAACTACTTCGACATGGGCGGTCGGTCCGTCGAGACAGCGAAGCCGCTTGGCTACGGCTGGCGCGTCGGTGGCTCCGAGGGCGCAGGCACAGGCGGCTTCTATGACCTCCTCGGTCCGAACAACTGGAATACCGAGAAGGGCACGTACGCGAAGCTTCGCGAACTCGCTGTCACGTACCAACTCGGCAAGATCGCTGGGATGAACGACGTCACGCTGCAGTTGATCGGTCGCAATATCTTCACGTTCACGAAGTACACCGGCCTCGATCCCGAAGTGGGTGTAAGCGGCGCGGGTCAGGCCAGCTCGGGTCTCGTCAATCAGGTGGACGCGTTCGGCTTCCCGACGCTCCGCACGTACACGTTCACCATCCAGACGCGCTTCTAG
- a CDS encoding response regulator transcription factor: protein MSLRVVVLGQVPAPLAAQLPAMLSAMDLSLVAQATDRRAALAALTATPLPDIALLAATLADGAAFSLVRELPAAQRPAALVAIGTKEEEAVAAFDVQATDFVLWPADASRVEEALTRARQVVVHRALARTADELQRLIGEASALGVLEPVAGAAGDGRRRRHFGGAATGTLVASNPWRNGSRPDARSGRAAGAGDESVLDLSREDGGRAGQATPPLRVLVREGRRTRFVPLAEVDWFEADGNYIRVHAAGETYRTRGTITAIENALDPRQFVRIHRRIVVNMDRVREMSPLPGGDGLLVLGDGSTLRLSRTYRARVR from the coding sequence ATGTCACTCCGTGTCGTAGTCCTCGGACAGGTGCCCGCCCCTCTGGCGGCCCAGTTGCCGGCGATGCTGTCGGCGATGGACCTGTCACTCGTCGCCCAGGCGACGGATCGTCGCGCGGCCCTCGCCGCGCTCACGGCCACCCCGCTCCCCGATATCGCGCTGCTGGCGGCGACCTTGGCCGATGGCGCGGCCTTCTCGCTCGTGCGGGAGTTGCCGGCGGCGCAGCGTCCCGCCGCGCTGGTGGCGATCGGCACGAAGGAGGAGGAGGCCGTCGCCGCCTTCGACGTGCAGGCCACGGACTTTGTCCTCTGGCCCGCCGACGCCTCCCGCGTGGAGGAGGCGCTCACGCGTGCCCGCCAGGTGGTCGTGCACCGGGCGCTGGCGCGTACGGCCGATGAACTGCAGCGGCTCATTGGCGAAGCGAGCGCGCTGGGCGTGCTCGAACCGGTCGCCGGAGCGGCGGGCGACGGGCGTCGCCGCCGGCACTTTGGCGGCGCGGCCACCGGCACCTTGGTGGCGTCGAATCCGTGGCGGAATGGCAGCCGGCCGGATGCGCGCAGCGGCCGTGCGGCTGGCGCCGGTGATGAGTCGGTGCTCGATCTGTCCCGCGAGGATGGGGGGCGGGCCGGACAGGCGACGCCGCCACTTCGCGTGCTGGTGCGCGAGGGGCGCCGCACGCGGTTCGTGCCGCTGGCCGAGGTGGACTGGTTCGAGGCGGATGGCAACTACATCCGCGTGCACGCGGCCGGCGAAACCTATCGCACGCGCGGGACGATCACGGCTATTGAGAACGCCCTCGATCCGCGGCAGTTCGTGCGCATTCACCGTCGGATCGTGGTCAACATGGATCGCGTGCGCGAGATGAGCCCGTTGCCCGGCGGCGATGGGCTGCTCGTGCTGGGCGATGGCTCGACGCTGCGCCTGTCGCGCACCTACCGCGCGCGCGTGCGCTAG
- a CDS encoding NAD(P)/FAD-dependent oxidoreductase yields the protein MSRTVRRLHQGDRVVVVGAGPAGLTAALLAQRAGARVTVLERDTVVGGISRTVEFRGVRLDIGGHRFFTKFARVQQLWEELLGSELRTVPRLSRILYDGKFFDYPLKAANALRGLGAIEAIRIILSYCAARIHPKRDERTFEDWVVNRFGRRLFEIFFKTYTEKVWGLPCEEISAEWAAQRIQGLSLLRALISSAGLNRRSHAIKSLITSMHYPRLGPGQMWEAFRERLLNGGATVLTDAEVTAISRTARGVHSVTARVGEREQDFPAEHVISTTDLRALVTLLTPTLGESVHESARGLRYRDFLLVSLVVANPQVFPDNWIYVHTPGVRVGRIQNFKNWSSDMVPDPSVTSLGLEYFCFEGDELWTMPDDALVLLGQAELRQLGLIADEMFLDGAVVRMPKAYPIYDESYRRRVEVIRRALDTMDNFHTIGRNGMHKYNNQDHSMLTAMLTVDNTLASAAPTDVWAVNTDYEYHEEQRVASND from the coding sequence ATGAGTCGAACGGTCAGGCGCCTGCATCAAGGAGATCGTGTCGTTGTCGTCGGGGCTGGTCCCGCGGGACTGACAGCGGCGCTGCTGGCGCAACGCGCGGGGGCGCGCGTCACCGTCTTGGAACGGGACACCGTGGTTGGAGGGATCTCTCGTACCGTCGAGTTCAGGGGCGTCAGGCTGGATATCGGAGGACACCGGTTCTTCACGAAGTTCGCACGCGTGCAACAGCTGTGGGAAGAGCTACTCGGTTCCGAGCTGCGCACGGTGCCGCGGCTTTCTCGCATTCTTTACGATGGTAAGTTCTTCGACTATCCGCTCAAGGCCGCGAATGCACTCCGCGGCTTGGGAGCGATAGAAGCCATCCGTATCATCCTGAGCTACTGCGCCGCGCGGATTCATCCGAAGAGAGATGAGCGCACGTTCGAGGATTGGGTAGTAAATCGGTTTGGTCGGAGACTCTTCGAGATTTTCTTCAAGACGTACACCGAGAAGGTGTGGGGGCTCCCATGCGAGGAGATCAGCGCTGAATGGGCCGCTCAGCGCATTCAGGGGCTCTCTCTTTTGCGTGCGCTTATCAGTTCCGCCGGCCTCAACAGGCGATCTCACGCGATCAAGTCGCTCATCACATCGATGCACTATCCGCGGCTTGGCCCCGGCCAGATGTGGGAGGCCTTTCGCGAACGGCTCTTGAATGGTGGGGCGACGGTCCTGACTGATGCCGAGGTCACCGCTATCTCGAGAACGGCCCGCGGTGTGCACTCGGTCACGGCGCGGGTAGGCGAGCGTGAGCAGGACTTTCCAGCGGAACACGTGATTTCGACAACCGATCTCCGGGCGTTGGTGACATTGCTGACGCCGACGCTCGGTGAATCGGTGCATGAGAGCGCACGTGGCCTTCGGTATCGAGACTTCCTACTGGTCAGCCTCGTCGTCGCCAACCCGCAGGTCTTCCCCGACAACTGGATTTATGTCCACACGCCAGGGGTTCGGGTTGGGCGTATTCAGAATTTCAAGAATTGGAGTTCCGACATGGTACCCGACCCGAGCGTGACGAGTCTGGGACTCGAGTATTTCTGCTTCGAAGGCGATGAGCTGTGGACCATGCCGGACGACGCTCTCGTCCTGCTTGGACAAGCCGAGCTTCGGCAGCTTGGCTTGATTGCGGACGAGATGTTCTTGGATGGTGCGGTCGTGCGCATGCCGAAGGCCTATCCGATTTACGACGAGTCTTACCGCCGGCGCGTCGAGGTGATTCGTCGTGCGCTCGATACGATGGACAACTTCCACACCATCGGTCGAAATGGCATGCACAAGTACAACAACCAAGATCACTCGATGCTGACCGCTATGCTGACCGTCGATAACACGTTGGCGAGCGCGGCCCCGACAGATGTGTGGGCAGTGAACACGGATTACGAGTACCACGAGGAGCAGCGGGTCGCTTCGAATGACTGA